One region of Polynucleobacter paneuropaeus genomic DNA includes:
- a CDS encoding helix-turn-helix domain-containing protein, whose product MNMTLSAEDIFDQVQQMPTKERVKFFALIATNAFQKVDFSHEEVFGHLKSTSFTADEAAQYLEVSMPTFRRYVQSGKLKPKSTIGRSQLFASPDLRKLKMRLK is encoded by the coding sequence ACATTTTTGACCAAGTACAACAAATGCCTACCAAGGAGCGCGTTAAATTTTTTGCACTTATTGCAACCAATGCCTTCCAAAAAGTCGACTTCTCACACGAAGAAGTATTTGGTCACTTAAAAAGCACTTCGTTCACGGCGGATGAAGCAGCGCAATATCTCGAAGTATCAATGCCCACCTTTCGTCGATATGTTCAGTCTGGTAAGTTAAAGCCCAAAAGCACTATTGGAAGAAGTCAACTTTTTGCAAGCCCTGATCTGCGTAAGCTGAAAATGAGGCTGAAGTAA
- the yjgA gene encoding ribosome biogenesis factor YjgA: MHVNEKNRTPKLEDSDDGPSKSELKRQMTERQKLAEVLAALSSDALQSIPMDETIKDAIAETPKIKSFEGIRRHKQYLGKLMRFLDEAELEAIQKRLDAIQGVSKAETAKLHMLENYRDRLLADDNALTKLIEQFPDMDIQNMRTLIRNARKERESNKPPKSYREIFQALKDLGL, from the coding sequence ATGCACGTTAATGAAAAGAATCGCACCCCCAAACTAGAGGACTCTGACGACGGACCTAGTAAGTCTGAGCTCAAGCGCCAAATGACTGAGCGTCAGAAGCTCGCCGAGGTGTTGGCAGCCCTCAGTAGCGATGCTTTGCAATCGATCCCGATGGATGAGACTATCAAAGATGCCATTGCCGAGACACCCAAGATCAAGAGCTTTGAAGGGATTCGCCGTCATAAGCAATACCTTGGCAAACTCATGCGCTTTTTGGATGAAGCTGAACTCGAGGCGATTCAAAAACGCTTAGATGCGATTCAAGGAGTCAGTAAAGCAGAGACCGCAAAACTGCATATGCTCGAGAACTACCGCGATCGCTTGCTGGCAGATGACAATGCGCTAACCAAATTGATTGAGCAGTTTCCGGATATGGATATTCAGAATATGCGCACGCTGATTCGTAATGCTCGAAAAGAGCGTGAATCTAATAAACCACCGAAATCCTATCGCGAGATCTTTCAGGCTCTCAAAGACTTAGGGCTCTAG
- a CDS encoding acyltransferase family protein produces the protein MQTKTHFLLVDFLKTFAALTIILHHLSSYGQIAEDARTVLPNLMAWLFNYGRYAVQIFLVIGGYLAAQSLLKQEKLRTVHAVLKVIINRYLRLFAPYVIALLLTIACAWVARFWVKDEFVGQSETLAQFLSHLFFLQGILGLDSISAGVWYVAIDWQLYAILALMLGMFPGFRSLIWMLAIFCVASLLYFNRLGTYENYFIYFMGPYGLGILAQLSKNDTDPKVNRLARIFLGIVTAVIVLSSFQQIWMRNILALVVSLALIIWGDRAYQDHKHMKYHKLVNAILWSSRRSYCAFLLHFSFILLANTLYIAWGMDQRHDGMMAIALMLISVFMSWLAANYLYRWVEVPSRTLKLS, from the coding sequence TTGCAGACTAAAACCCACTTTCTGCTGGTTGATTTTTTAAAGACCTTTGCAGCCCTGACAATCATTCTTCACCATCTGTCTAGTTACGGACAGATTGCAGAAGATGCGCGCACTGTTTTGCCCAATCTCATGGCATGGCTCTTTAACTATGGCCGTTATGCAGTGCAGATCTTTTTGGTGATAGGTGGCTATCTAGCAGCGCAATCACTGCTTAAGCAAGAGAAGTTGCGCACTGTTCACGCAGTTCTCAAAGTCATTATCAATCGCTATCTGCGTTTGTTTGCACCTTATGTCATTGCTTTATTACTGACGATTGCTTGCGCATGGGTGGCGCGCTTTTGGGTCAAGGATGAGTTTGTCGGTCAGTCAGAAACACTGGCTCAATTTTTATCGCACCTCTTCTTCTTACAAGGCATTCTGGGCCTTGATTCAATTTCTGCTGGGGTTTGGTATGTCGCGATTGATTGGCAGCTTTATGCCATTCTCGCTTTGATGTTGGGTATGTTCCCCGGCTTTCGTTCACTGATTTGGATGCTGGCGATTTTCTGCGTTGCATCCCTGTTGTACTTCAATCGCCTTGGCACCTATGAGAACTACTTTATTTATTTCATGGGCCCGTATGGTTTAGGCATATTGGCTCAGTTATCTAAAAACGATACCGATCCCAAGGTCAACCGTTTAGCCAGAATCTTTTTAGGCATTGTGACGGCAGTGATTGTGCTTTCCAGTTTTCAGCAAATTTGGATGCGCAATATTCTGGCTTTAGTAGTGTCTTTAGCCTTGATTATTTGGGGTGATCGCGCCTACCAAGATCACAAGCATATGAAATACCATAAGCTCGTCAATGCGATTTTATGGAGTAGTCGCCGATCCTACTGTGCCTTCTTGCTGCATTTCTCATTCATCTTATTGGCCAATACTCTCTATATTGCTTGGGGTATGGATCAGCGTCACGATGGAATGATGGCCATCGCCCTCATGTTGATTTCGGTATTTATGAGTTGGCTTGCTGCTAATTACTTGTATCGCTGGGTGGAAGTACCATCACGCACTTTGAAGCTGAGCTAG
- a CDS encoding HdeD family acid-resistance protein produces the protein MSNTTTGLSMDQIAAMRTQVLGAVAKAPGMLIALGILFIALGMIGVAGQVMFSFVTINVLGAFLIIGGVLQAIHAFQSSGWKSVGIQIIFAILYIVAGLYTWLFPIPALEVITLWLAAIFFITGFLRLIAAFHHRPFGQWFWLVLSAIISILMGVLIMNSFPASSFWLPGLLIAIELLLQGWTLLFIGIAAKSHTAS, from the coding sequence ATGAGTAATACAACAACCGGTTTATCAATGGATCAGATTGCAGCGATGCGCACACAGGTCCTAGGCGCTGTTGCTAAAGCACCTGGCATGCTAATTGCCTTAGGCATTTTGTTTATTGCGCTGGGCATGATTGGTGTGGCTGGTCAAGTGATGTTCTCTTTTGTCACGATTAATGTATTGGGCGCCTTTTTAATTATTGGCGGCGTTTTGCAAGCCATTCATGCATTTCAATCGAGCGGTTGGAAAAGCGTTGGAATTCAGATCATATTTGCCATTTTGTATATCGTTGCGGGTCTTTACACTTGGCTCTTTCCAATCCCAGCGCTTGAAGTCATTACCTTGTGGCTAGCAGCGATTTTCTTTATCACCGGTTTTCTACGCTTGATCGCCGCCTTTCATCACCGTCCTTTTGGTCAGTGGTTCTGGTTGGTTCTGTCTGCCATCATTTCCATCTTGATGGGCGTATTGATCATGAATAGCTTCCCCGCTTCGAGTTTCTGGTTGCCTGGTTTGCTGATCGCTATTGAATTGCTCTTGCAGGGCTGGACCTTACTCTTTATCGGTATTGCAGCCAAGTCCCACACAGCAAGCTAA
- a CDS encoding prevent-host-death family protein yields MEFLPTKLTATLAELREPDKLIAKAGNQPIAILDRNVILGYFVPKSAVEDKTLLTASDDQINAFLESKLPQISHVINDLKDR; encoded by the coding sequence ATGGAATTTTTGCCAACTAAATTAACCGCCACTCTCGCAGAGCTAAGAGAGCCTGATAAGTTAATAGCTAAGGCAGGCAATCAGCCCATAGCAATACTTGATCGCAACGTAATACTTGGCTATTTTGTCCCTAAAAGTGCTGTGGAGGACAAGACACTATTGACTGCTAGCGATGATCAGATCAACGCCTTTCTTGAGAGCAAACTACCTCAGATTAGTCACGTGATAAATGACTTGAAAGATCGGTAA
- a CDS encoding HigA family addiction module antitoxin yields the protein MTTKLLDEIHPGEILLEDFMKPMGITSRQLAADIDVSPSRISEIIHGTRPITADTALRLGLFFSMEPRFWLNLQSEYDMRMAKRNLQEEIEPRIRVFRIAA from the coding sequence ATGACAACGAAATTACTTGATGAAATTCATCCTGGCGAAATTTTGCTAGAAGACTTTATGAAGCCAATGGGTATTACTTCCCGTCAGCTAGCGGCCGATATTGATGTCTCGCCAAGTCGAATTAGCGAAATCATCCATGGCACTCGCCCCATTACTGCTGATACAGCATTGCGCTTAGGCTTATTTTTTTCAATGGAGCCCCGCTTTTGGTTGAACTTGCAGTCTGAGTACGACATGCGAATGGCTAAGAGAAATCTGCAAGAAGAAATAGAACCCAGAATTCGGGTATTTCGAATTGCTGCTTAA
- a CDS encoding type II toxin-antitoxin system RelE/ParE family toxin, with protein sequence MIHSFLCGLTKDLFDSKPSKKFGNIERAARRKLLQLHAATAISDLRTPPGNMLELLIGNRRGQYSIRINHQWRICFVWREDGAHNVEIVDYH encoded by the coding sequence ATGATCCATTCATTCTTATGCGGCCTAACAAAGGACTTATTTGATAGCAAGCCAAGCAAGAAGTTCGGAAATATTGAGAGGGCGGCAAGACGCAAGTTATTGCAATTGCATGCTGCTACAGCCATATCAGACTTACGAACTCCGCCGGGGAATATGTTGGAATTGTTGATTGGAAATCGAAGGGGGCAGTACAGCATTCGAATTAATCATCAATGGCGTATATGTTTTGTATGGAGGGAAGATGGAGCACACAATGTAGAGATTGTGGATTACCACTGA
- a CDS encoding nitrite/sulfite reductase, whose translation MYKYDYIDQTLVNERVTQFKDQVQRRIDGSLPEEEFRPLRLQNGLYHQRHAYMLRVAIPYGLLSSEQLRTLANISEKYDRGYGHFTTRQNIQFNWIKLEESPAILADLAKVQMHAIQTSGNCIRNITSDAFAGVAADEYVDPRPVCELLRQWSTLHPEFAFLPRKFKFAVCGAKEDRTILLCHDVGISLKNNSGGELVADIYAGGGMGRTPILGSLIKESLPWNVLPSYLTALLRVYNRFGRRDNIYKARIKILVKALGPEEFARQVEGEWASIKDGDDNFQQSEWDRVAKHFTKPAYKTAEQISTEDLIQSALENERAAFARWLEHNVKAHQVPGYASVIFSLKPHGSVAPGDATTEQMLAIADLADQYSFSELRVTHEQNLVLADVEQARLLELWHKAKAQNVVLPNIGLLTDIIACPGGDFCSLANAKSLPIAKAIQERFDDLDYLHDLGEISLNISGCINSCGHHHVGNIGVLGVDKDGQEWYQITLGGEQGNHAAIGKVIGPSFGAEQIPDVMADIIDTFVKHRTADEPFIETYRRLGVTPFKEAAYLNRSKESSAAGATA comes from the coding sequence ATGTATAAATACGACTATATCGACCAGACCTTGGTCAATGAGCGGGTTACCCAATTTAAAGACCAAGTACAGCGTCGTATCGATGGCTCTTTGCCCGAAGAAGAGTTTCGGCCGCTACGTCTACAAAACGGTCTGTATCACCAGCGCCATGCCTATATGCTGCGTGTAGCCATCCCTTATGGGCTGTTAAGTAGCGAACAGTTGCGCACCCTCGCCAACATCTCTGAAAAATATGACCGCGGCTATGGGCATTTCACGACCCGTCAGAATATTCAATTTAACTGGATCAAACTAGAAGAGTCTCCAGCGATTTTGGCAGACCTAGCCAAAGTACAAATGCACGCGATTCAAACGTCGGGTAACTGTATTCGTAACATTACAAGCGATGCTTTTGCTGGTGTTGCTGCTGATGAATACGTCGATCCTCGCCCCGTTTGTGAATTACTTCGTCAATGGTCAACATTGCATCCCGAGTTTGCATTTCTGCCACGAAAATTTAAGTTTGCCGTGTGTGGTGCCAAAGAGGATCGTACGATTTTGCTTTGCCATGATGTGGGTATTTCGCTCAAGAATAATTCCGGGGGCGAACTCGTGGCGGATATATATGCTGGCGGCGGCATGGGCAGAACCCCTATCCTGGGCTCACTCATTAAAGAGAGCTTGCCCTGGAATGTCCTCCCGAGTTATTTAACGGCCCTACTGCGCGTCTATAACCGTTTTGGACGCCGGGACAATATCTACAAAGCCCGTATCAAGATCTTGGTTAAAGCCCTAGGCCCAGAAGAATTTGCTCGCCAAGTTGAAGGTGAATGGGCAAGCATTAAAGACGGGGATGACAATTTCCAGCAATCGGAATGGGATCGGGTTGCTAAGCACTTTACCAAGCCTGCTTACAAAACTGCAGAACAAATTAGTACGGAAGATCTCATCCAAAGTGCTCTTGAGAATGAAAGAGCCGCTTTTGCAAGATGGTTAGAGCACAACGTCAAAGCCCATCAGGTGCCGGGTTACGCCAGTGTGATTTTCTCTTTAAAGCCCCATGGCTCTGTAGCACCGGGAGATGCCACCACGGAACAAATGCTCGCGATTGCTGATTTGGCCGATCAATACAGTTTTAGTGAACTGCGCGTCACGCACGAGCAAAACTTGGTGCTCGCTGATGTTGAGCAAGCTAGGCTACTTGAGCTGTGGCACAAGGCTAAAGCACAAAATGTAGTGCTGCCCAATATTGGATTACTGACTGACATCATTGCTTGCCCTGGTGGTGACTTTTGCTCACTAGCCAATGCCAAGTCACTGCCCATTGCTAAGGCGATACAGGAGCGCTTTGATGATCTGGATTATTTGCACGATCTAGGCGAAATCTCACTCAATATCTCGGGTTGTATTAATTCGTGTGGTCACCATCACGTTGGCAATATTGGCGTACTGGGTGTCGATAAAGATGGGCAGGAGTGGTATCAGATTACTTTAGGTGGCGAGCAGGGTAATCATGCTGCTATCGGAAAAGTGATTGGCCCTTCTTTTGGTGCCGAGCAAATCCCTGATGTGATGGCTGACATCATTGATACCTTTGTGAAGCACCGTACTGCCGATGAGCCCTTCATTGAGACCTATCGCCGGCTTGGCGTAACGCCATTTAAAGAAGCGGCTTATTTAAATCGGTCTAAAGAGAGCTCTGCTGCAGGAGCAACGGCATGA
- a CDS encoding DUF934 domain-containing protein, producing MSEHVSQTNRVLSYPKGGKPAIITNEWQVWHGDETELSNLNPKQKVLVPFSWWLMHGQAQVKDSTSELAKRIQEKTIGVWFAADDDILKHLDVIEAGKLIWPLVGADFPIFRDGRSFSTAALLRERFHWTGEIRAIGDVLIDQLILGARSGFDSFALRADQNTDVALKQFNLFTVTTQNSWRDCRSQLSNQLTEAV from the coding sequence ATGAGTGAACACGTGAGCCAAACCAATCGTGTGCTGAGCTACCCCAAAGGTGGGAAACCTGCCATCATTACCAATGAATGGCAAGTTTGGCATGGCGATGAAACAGAGCTAAGCAATCTGAATCCAAAGCAAAAAGTTTTAGTGCCTTTTAGCTGGTGGCTAATGCATGGTCAAGCTCAGGTAAAAGATTCCACCTCTGAATTAGCCAAACGGATTCAAGAAAAAACGATTGGTGTTTGGTTTGCGGCAGATGACGATATTCTCAAACACCTTGATGTGATTGAAGCGGGTAAGTTAATTTGGCCTTTAGTTGGAGCAGACTTTCCGATCTTTCGGGATGGCAGAAGTTTTAGTACCGCTGCGCTCTTGCGTGAACGTTTTCACTGGACAGGAGAAATCCGCGCGATTGGCGATGTGCTAATTGATCAACTCATTTTAGGTGCACGCTCTGGCTTTGATAGCTTTGCATTACGCGCCGATCAAAATACCGATGTTGCGCTCAAGCAATTTAATCTCTTTACGGTGACGACACAGAACAGCTGGCGCGACTGTAGGAGTCAACTTAGCAATCAGCTAACTGAGGCCGTTTAA
- the cobA gene encoding uroporphyrinogen-III C-methyltransferase: MSALGTVYLVGAGPGAADLITVRGAKLLAKADMVFHDALIDPAMLELCPQAIQVAVGKRCGKLSSAQEFINKRLVDAAQKYQTIVRLKGGDPMLFGRADEEITALSHAGIPFEIVPGITAALAGAASLQKSLTLRGVARSVAFVTLAQASESGKINQEQPIQNPSADTLVYYMGRKDAAQIAQQLLESSPNHQQDTPVHILEAVSTSKERHWESNLLALAQGKADHWFDPSSPALILIGQALQTNQNDLKGSSSKVDDGLQNSLIFPNSRRRA; encoded by the coding sequence ATGTCTGCATTGGGAACCGTTTATCTGGTTGGCGCTGGTCCTGGCGCCGCTGATCTGATTACTGTCAGAGGCGCTAAGCTTTTGGCTAAGGCTGATATGGTGTTTCATGATGCACTCATTGATCCGGCTATGTTAGAACTGTGCCCTCAAGCTATTCAGGTCGCCGTTGGTAAACGCTGCGGCAAATTGTCATCCGCCCAAGAGTTCATTAACAAGCGTTTAGTGGACGCTGCACAAAAGTACCAAACGATTGTTCGCCTTAAAGGCGGAGACCCCATGCTCTTTGGCAGGGCCGATGAAGAAATCACTGCACTCTCTCATGCGGGTATCCCATTTGAGATCGTGCCTGGTATTACCGCAGCTCTAGCAGGCGCAGCCAGCCTACAAAAATCGCTGACATTAAGGGGTGTTGCCAGAAGCGTGGCTTTTGTGACCTTGGCACAAGCTAGTGAAAGTGGCAAGATCAATCAAGAGCAGCCGATTCAAAATCCTAGCGCCGATACCTTGGTCTATTACATGGGTCGTAAAGATGCCGCCCAGATTGCCCAGCAATTGCTTGAATCGAGCCCTAATCACCAGCAGGATACGCCAGTGCACATTTTGGAAGCAGTATCAACCAGCAAAGAGCGCCACTGGGAGAGTAATCTACTTGCACTAGCCCAAGGAAAAGCCGATCACTGGTTTGATCCCAGCTCGCCAGCACTCATTTTGATTGGCCAAGCGCTGCAGACAAATCAAAATGATCTAAAAGGCTCTAGCTCCAAAGTCGACGATGGCTTGCAAAACAGCCTCATCTTCCCCAACAGCAGGCGTCGCGCTTAA
- a CDS encoding sirohydrochlorin chelatase: protein MKAIILFGHGARDIRWREPFDRLASLWKGQHPATPVALAFLEMMEPSLSQAIATLNARGATQIVVVPVFFGQGGHLRNDFPVLLEECRNQYPQVSLSATPAVGEDEAVLQAIVDFGARAF from the coding sequence ATGAAAGCCATCATCCTCTTTGGCCACGGTGCCCGCGATATTCGGTGGCGTGAACCCTTTGATCGCCTAGCTAGCCTATGGAAGGGGCAGCATCCTGCCACTCCAGTAGCGCTCGCATTTTTGGAGATGATGGAGCCATCCTTATCGCAAGCCATTGCAACATTAAATGCTCGGGGAGCTACCCAAATTGTGGTGGTGCCAGTGTTCTTTGGGCAAGGTGGTCATTTGCGTAATGACTTTCCAGTCTTGCTAGAAGAATGTCGCAATCAATACCCGCAAGTATCTTTAAGCGCGACGCCTGCTGTTGGGGAAGATGAGGCTGTTTTGCAAGCCATCGTCGACTTTGGAGCTAGAGCCTTTTAG
- a CDS encoding calcium:proton antiporter: protein MANLLSQTWFILFLGIALIGAVLGAVHHAEVVAHKTGEPFGTLILALCITVIETSLIVSLMIAGHDGSEVIARDAVFATIMIIMNGVIGLCIFIGGLSHYELSFRNEGTNSMLAVLTALATFILVIPVVSVSAPGPTFTTSQLAFAGIATLALYTAFLFFQTVSHRDYYLPKIPDRKVDRNIHAQKPGNLKTAASGILLFLSLIAVVALAKLLSPTIESAVSAAGAPKAVVGIAIAMLVLLPESFAALRAAKANRLQSSLNLALGSALASIGLTIPAVAAIAIFFDLPLSLGISGLNMTLMYLSLFIGALTLAIGRTTLLQGVVHLIIFCEYLFLSLVP from the coding sequence ATGGCCAATCTTTTGAGTCAAACCTGGTTCATCCTCTTTCTTGGCATTGCTTTAATTGGCGCAGTACTCGGTGCCGTGCATCATGCCGAGGTAGTGGCTCATAAAACGGGTGAACCCTTTGGCACCTTAATTCTCGCACTCTGTATCACCGTTATTGAGACTTCATTAATTGTTTCTTTAATGATTGCTGGTCACGATGGCTCAGAAGTGATCGCCAGAGATGCAGTGTTTGCTACCATCATGATCATTATGAATGGTGTGATTGGCCTATGTATATTTATCGGAGGCTTAAGCCATTATGAATTGAGCTTTCGCAATGAAGGCACCAACTCTATGCTGGCAGTGCTGACTGCCCTAGCTACTTTTATCTTGGTAATACCCGTAGTCTCTGTCAGTGCGCCAGGCCCCACTTTTACTACCAGCCAATTGGCCTTTGCAGGCATTGCTACGCTAGCGCTGTATACCGCGTTTTTATTTTTCCAAACCGTATCGCACCGTGACTACTATCTGCCAAAGATACCAGATCGAAAAGTCGATCGCAATATTCATGCGCAAAAGCCCGGTAATCTTAAGACTGCGGCCAGCGGGATACTCTTATTTCTCTCACTCATTGCTGTGGTCGCATTAGCCAAATTACTCAGTCCCACTATTGAATCGGCTGTCAGCGCCGCAGGAGCGCCTAAAGCAGTTGTCGGTATCGCGATTGCAATGCTGGTTTTATTGCCAGAGAGTTTTGCGGCTCTGCGCGCAGCCAAAGCCAATCGCTTACAAAGCAGTTTGAATTTGGCGCTAGGGTCAGCGCTAGCCAGTATTGGCTTAACCATTCCGGCGGTAGCGGCTATTGCGATCTTCTTTGATCTGCCCTTAAGTCTGGGGATTAGCGGCCTGAATATGACCTTGATGTACCTGTCCCTCTTTATTGGAGCGCTCACCCTAGCCATTGGCAGAACGACTCTTTTGCAAGGGGTAGTGCACCTGATTATTTTCTGCGAGTACTTGTTTTTAAGTTTAGTGCCTTAA
- a CDS encoding MraY family glycosyltransferase produces MLGLIAAFLTSFFATQFIIRFKHLHQHISADSNLSGPQKFHKVAVPRIGGISIACGLFAAVFTKTISLGSGHQGIILLICAIPTFAIGLTEDLTKKISVKQRLLFTAISAACVIYSLNIQITSFDIALIDFVFAIPFFGTLLTVFAITGLANAYNIIDGFNGLSSMVGIITLLALAYVAYLLGDITIIFLSLIMAGAILGFFIWNYPQGLIFLGDGGAYLIGFWIGALSIWLCFAHPEVSPWFALLINGYPIMETLFTIYRRRIHQNSNPGEPDGIHFHTLIFRRILQARYFDSALSANARTAPYLWILAGLSIAPALLWWQSTPILIGACAFFAIGYVWLYSKIVRFKTPSWMHL; encoded by the coding sequence ATGCTTGGATTAATAGCTGCCTTTCTCACTTCATTTTTTGCAACGCAATTCATTATTCGCTTTAAGCATCTACACCAGCACATTTCTGCTGACTCGAATCTCTCAGGTCCCCAGAAGTTTCATAAAGTAGCAGTACCCAGAATCGGCGGCATTAGTATTGCTTGCGGACTATTTGCCGCAGTCTTTACTAAGACAATCAGTCTTGGCTCTGGTCATCAAGGAATCATCCTCTTGATTTGTGCCATCCCGACTTTTGCCATTGGTCTGACTGAAGATCTGACCAAGAAAATTAGTGTTAAACAACGCCTACTCTTCACGGCAATTTCTGCTGCCTGCGTAATTTATTCTCTAAATATCCAAATTACTTCTTTTGACATTGCGTTAATAGATTTCGTATTCGCAATTCCATTTTTTGGAACGCTGCTGACGGTTTTTGCCATCACAGGGCTTGCGAATGCGTACAACATCATTGATGGTTTTAACGGACTATCCAGCATGGTTGGCATCATCACCCTGTTAGCCCTGGCCTATGTTGCGTATCTCTTAGGTGATATCACTATTATTTTTCTAAGCCTAATCATGGCTGGAGCCATTCTAGGATTTTTTATCTGGAATTATCCACAAGGCCTCATCTTCCTCGGTGATGGTGGCGCCTATTTAATTGGATTTTGGATCGGAGCGCTCAGTATTTGGCTATGCTTTGCACATCCAGAAGTATCGCCCTGGTTTGCTTTACTCATTAATGGCTATCCCATCATGGAGACTCTCTTTACGATCTACCGAAGAAGAATTCATCAAAATTCAAATCCAGGAGAGCCCGATGGGATTCACTTTCACACCCTGATCTTCCGCAGAATTTTGCAAGCCCGGTATTTTGATAGCGCCCTCTCAGCCAATGCCAGAACCGCGCCTTATTTATGGATTCTGGCTGGGCTCTCCATTGCACCAGCATTATTGTGGTGGCAATCTACCCCAATCTTGATAGGAGCGTGTGCGTTTTTTGCCATTGGCTATGTTTGGCTCTATTCCAAAATTGTGCGATTTAAGACCCCAAGCTGGATGCATCTGTAA
- a CDS encoding HAD family hydrolase encodes MDWLQVIEGLKLALDLTDLGIKVRDYFLTNQVEFESPEVQEVIRHLPFNASPDEIISALTPIYEQKSHLHFKAGDNNGGDLYIHNAQVEAGTGHGIRVSGGDGGPLGRGGNTVVSNSTFTGGKKE; translated from the coding sequence ATGGATTGGTTGCAAGTTATAGAGGGTCTAAAGTTAGCCTTAGATTTAACTGATTTAGGAATTAAGGTGAGAGATTACTTCCTTACAAATCAAGTAGAATTTGAGAGTCCTGAGGTGCAGGAAGTCATTCGACATCTTCCTTTTAATGCATCTCCCGATGAGATCATCAGTGCACTAACACCTATATACGAGCAAAAATCTCATTTGCATTTTAAGGCTGGCGATAACAACGGAGGCGACTTGTATATTCATAATGCTCAGGTTGAAGCTGGTACAGGACATGGCATTCGCGTTAGTGGGGGTGATGGTGGTCCATTAGGAAGAGGTGGGAATACAGTTGTATCCAACTCTACCTTTACTGGTGGTAAGAAAGAATAG
- a CDS encoding HVO_A0114 family putative DNA-binding protein — MTKVIIRTDKVESFFDRARKAAQKADRGESFKKSATFSFEDPQEMFMVLSEARRRLMLEVMDEPKTITQLTVKLHRERSAITKDIGLLEKLGLLVSQKRSNPGHGVEKLVRTVAPKIEMIATLG; from the coding sequence ATGACTAAAGTAATTATTCGCACTGATAAGGTTGAGAGCTTTTTCGATCGCGCGCGCAAAGCTGCGCAAAAAGCAGATCGTGGTGAATCATTTAAGAAGTCAGCCACTTTCTCATTTGAAGATCCTCAAGAGATGTTCATGGTCCTCTCAGAAGCGCGTAGGCGCCTGATGTTAGAGGTGATGGATGAGCCTAAAACGATTACCCAACTAACGGTCAAGTTGCATCGTGAACGCTCTGCCATTACTAAGGACATTGGACTCTTGGAGAAATTGGGATTGCTTGTTTCGCAAAAGAGATCGAATCCCGGGCATGGAGTTGAGAAACTGGTAAGAACAGTTGCGCCAAAAATAGAGATGATTGCGACTTTAGGCTAA
- a CDS encoding toxin-antitoxin system TumE family protein gives MIKKSKPKIESQLERETFKLKANKGGGILSFEVWGYVQDGKTIVTRYNLAYINPLICQKDNGRVLGFDNAHDYHHRHYMGKVAPVEFESYEQTLEQFQEEWQHIVKGLKKVKK, from the coding sequence ATGATTAAAAAATCCAAGCCCAAGATCGAATCCCAGTTGGAGAGGGAGACGTTTAAGTTAAAGGCAAATAAGGGCGGCGGAATTTTAAGCTTCGAAGTTTGGGGGTATGTTCAAGATGGTAAGACGATAGTAACAAGATACAACCTGGCTTATATCAATCCACTGATTTGTCAGAAAGATAACGGGCGGGTGTTGGGATTTGATAATGCACATGATTATCACCACAGGCACTATATGGGCAAAGTAGCCCCTGTTGAATTTGAAAGTTATGAGCAAACTCTAGAACAGTTTCAAGAAGAGTGGCAGCACATCGTTAAAGGATTAAAAAAGGTGAAAAAATGA